The Nostoc sp. PCC 7524 nucleotide sequence TCTCCTTGCCTTGTTGCAGCTAGTGCGATCGCTTGTGGTAGTATGCGATGTTCTTGGACTTGAATCCTGGCGTGAAGTGTTTCAGCCGTGTCATCTGGTAGGATTGGCACGGCTGCCTGCATTAATATGGGGCCGCTATCTACTTCTAAACATACTAAATGCACCGTGCAACCAGTAATTTTTACCCCTGCATCCAAGGCTTGTTCGACAGCATGAATACCTTTGAAACTAGGTAGCAAACTGGGGTGAATATTAATAATTCTCTGGGGAAAGGCATCAATTAACACAGATGTCACAACTCGCATCCAACCAGCTAAAATTAGCCAATCGACATCATATTCCTGTAAAGTATTGACAATTTCCTGGTCAAAAGACTCGCGGCTTTTGTAGGCACGGTGATTCAATAAAACCGCCTCTACGCCCCTATCTGCTGCCTTGCTTGCTACTTTAGCTGAGGGATTATTGTAAATTAAAACTTGAATTTGGGCATTGAGTTGTCCATCT carries:
- the purN gene encoding phosphoribosylglycinamide formyltransferase, yielding MNLRPDSTSSLVSPRINTHQLAADAPLKLGIMASGSGSNFEAVAQAIADGQLNAQIQVLIYNNPSAKVASKAADRGVEAVLLNHRAYKSRESFDQEIVNTLQEYDVDWLILAGWMRVVTSVLIDAFPQRIINIHPSLLPSFKGIHAVEQALDAGVKITGCTVHLVCLEVDSGPILMQAAVPILPDDTAETLHARIQVQEHRILPQAIALAATRQGEILRGVGV